The Palaemon carinicauda isolate YSFRI2023 chromosome 24, ASM3689809v2, whole genome shotgun sequence nucleotide sequence ttattattattattattatctaatctagaAGAcataggctccaacaggaaaattagcccagtgaggaaaggaaataaataaattcccTGGAAATATCTCTTTTTCTGAATCTCAAGGAatcaaatagtattattattattattattattattattattattattattattattattattattattattattattattattattattattattattacctagccAATATGACCCACAATTTCAAGTTACCCCATAATGAAGAAAACACAGAGTCTACAAATGTAAAATCGAAGTAAACCATCTTACTTGCACCTTCATGGTCGAAAAACTTGAAAATGTCTGGAGACAGTGGACCTTACAAGCGACAGGGGAACAGTGACACCTTATTCAAGTCGAATCTCTGCTTTATATATAGATACTAGACGGAGAAAGGTGGGAAACTACTGGACCTCGGCGGTGATGGACTGGGGTTAGGTAAATTGCGTTTGTCATAAAAAATaggagtttttatattttattttggggGAGGGAtcattgggggggggggtcattgggAGGGGAGGAGGATTGATGGGGGGGGGTGCTTTTTCTTGCATTGCATTGCATTCATTCctcacatatagtttatatatgaaatatttatttcaatgttgttactgttcttaaaatatttcatattaataattAATACTGTTTTCAGTCCAAACTATCACTTCATGAACGCTGCATtccgaaaagaaattatatataattacacgcacaaatgtatattattattattattattattattatcattattattattattgttattattattattattggtaatcacttttcttgtagtttccttatttcctttcctcactgggctatttttccgtgttggagccctcgggattatgctgttctgcttttccaactagggatttagcttaagaagtaataataataataataataataataataataataataatatacatttctgcgtgtaattaaatataatttcttttcggAATGCAGCGTTCATGAAGTGCGAGTTTCGGCTGAAAACAGTTTTGGACGACCTTAGCTTCTATTTGAGTATCAAATGAGCCtataaaattattgaattaaacCAGGGAAagtatgcattaaaaaaaaaataatttctttattattttcctgaACTATGAAATTAGATCTTTAATGATTCTacgataattttaatcatatttagaataattttttgttTGGAAAAAAAAGTTACTGTTATAATGCTAATTATAAGAAAATTACGAATAATAAGAATAAGTTATATAGGTGATCTGGAATGTGGAAAATGAGTCAATCTATCAAAGTAATTAAGTATTTCAGACTTAATTAGAGAATCTGGTTTTTCCACAGACAAACCTTTCCAttgcaacaatgaaaaaaaaaaaatcaaaataaacgtaGAGGTAAAATTGGATTAATTATCATATCACATATCGAACTATATGCTAAAACGAGAGATCAAAATTGTGGGATTTTCTAAACAAGTAATCAAGGGATGCTAGTTAAAATGtttaaaagccgatcatgaatggcagaggcaagggatagggacattgccctatcaagctggacaatgccctaaagactggccatatatgctacatatgatcagcgtccaagcctcaaggcaagggacagtgacattgccctatcaagcaggacaatgccctagagactggccatatatgctacagatgatcagcgtccaagcctcaaggcaagggacagtgacattgccctatcaagcaggacaatgccctagagactggccatatatgctacagatgattagcgtccaagcctcaaggcaagggacagtgacattgccctatcaagcaggacaatgccctagagactggccatatatgctacagatgatcagcgtccaagcctcaaggcaagggacagtgacattgccctatcaagcaggacaatgccctagagactggccatatatgctacagatgatcagcgcccaagcctcaaggcaagggacagtgacattgccctatcaagcaggacaatgccctagagactggccatatatgctacagatgatcagcgcccaagcctcaaggcaagggacagtgacattgccctatcaagcaggacaatgccctagagactggccatatatgctacagatgatcagcgtccaagcctcaaggcaagggacagtgacattgccctatcaagcaggacaatgccctagagactgaccatatatgctacagatgatcagcgcccaagcctcaaggcaagggacagtgacattgccctatcaagcaggacaatgccctagagactggccatatatgctacagatgatcagcgcccaagcctcaaggcaagggacagtgacattgccctatcaagcaggacaatgccctagagactggccatatatgctacagatgatcagcgcccaagcctcaaggcaagggacagtgacattgccctatcaagcaggacaatgccctagagactggccatatatgctacagatgatcagcgcccaagcctcaaggcaagggacagtgacattgccctatcaagcaggacaatgccctagagactggccatatatgctacagatgatcagcgtccaagcctcaaggcaagggacagtgacattgccctatcaagcaggacaatgccctagagactggccatatatgctacagatgatcagcgcccaagcctcaaggcaagggacagtgacattgccctatcaagcaggacaatgccctagagactggccatatatgctacagatgatcagcgcccaagcctcaaggcaagggacagtgacattgccctatcaagcaggacaatgccctagagactggccatatatgctacagatgatcagcgtccaagcctcaaggcaagggacagtgacattgccctatcaagcaggacaatgccctagagactggccatatatgctacagatgatcagcgtccaagcctcaaggcaagggacagtgacattgccctatcaagcaggacaatgccctagagactggccatatatgctacagatgatcagcgcccaagcctcaaggcaagggacagtgacattgccctatcaagcaggacaatgccctagagactggccatgtatgttacatatgattagcgtccatgcctcaaggcaagggacagtgacattgccctatcaagcaggacaatgccctagagactggccatatatgctacagatgatcagcgcccaagcctcaaggcaagggacagtgacattgccctatcaagcaggacaatgccctagagactggccatatatgctacagatgatcagcgtccaagcctcaaggcaagggacagtgacattgccctatcaagcaggacaatgccctagagactggccatatatgctacagatgatcagcgcccaagcctcaaggcaagggacagtgacattgccctatcaagcaggacaatgccctagagactggccatatatgctacagatgatcagcgcccaagcctcaaggcaagggacagtgacattgccctatcaagcaggacaatgccctagagactggccatatatgctacagatgatcagcgtccaagcctcaaggcaagggacagtgacattgccctatcaagcaggacaatgccctagagactggccatatatgctacagatgatcagcgcccaagcctcaaggcaagggacagtgacattgccctatcaagcaggacaatgccctagagactggccatatatgctacagatgatcagcgcccaagcctcaaggcaagggacagtgacattgccctatcaagcaggacaatgccctagagactggccatatatgctacagatgatcagcgtccaagcctcaaggcaagggacagtgacattgccctatcaagcaggacaatgccctagagactggccatatatgctacagatgatcagcgtccaagcctcaaggcaagggacagtgacattgccctatcaagcaggacaatgccctagagactggccatatatgctacagatgatcagcgcccaagcctcaaggcaagggacagtgacattgccctatcaagcaggacaatgccctagagactggccatgtatgttacatatgattagcgtccatgcctcaaggcaagggacagtgacattgccctatcaagcaggacaatgccctagagactggccatatatgctacagatgatcagcgcccaagcctcaaggcaagggacagtgacattgccctatcaagcaggacaatgccctagagactggccatatatgctacagatgatcagcgcccaagcctcaaggcaagggacagtgacattgccctatcaagcaggacaatgccctagagactggccatatatgctacagatgatcagcgcccaagcctcaaggcaagggacagtgacattgccctatcaagcaggacaatgccctagagactggccatatatgctacagatgatcagcgtccaagcctcaaggcaagggacagtgacattgccctatcaagcaggacaatgccctagagactggccatatatgctacagatgatcagcgcccaagcctcaaggcaagggacagtgacattgccctatcaagcaggacaatgccctagagactggccatatatgctacagatgatcagcgcccaagcctcaaggcaagggacagtgacattgccctatcaagcaggacaatgccctagagactggccatatatgctacagatgatcagcgtccaagcctcaaggcaagggacagtgacattgccctatcaagcaggacaatgccctagagactggccatatatgctacagatgatcagcgcccaagcctcaaggcaagggacagtgacattgccctatcaagcaggacaatgccctagagactggccatgtatgttacatatgattagcgtccatgcctcaaggcaagggacagtgacattgccctatcaagcaggacaatgccctagagactggccatgtatgttacatatgattagcgtccatgcctcaaggcaagggacagtgacattgccctatcaagcaggacaatgccctagagactggccatgtatgttacatatgattagcgtccatgcctcaaggcaagggacagtgacattgcactatcaagcaggacaatgccctagagactggccatgtatgttacatatgattagcgtccatgcctcaaggcaagggacagtgacattgccctatcaagcaggacaatgccctagagactggccatgtatgctacatatgatcagcgcccaagcctcaaggcaagggacagtgacattgccctatcaagcaggacaatgccctagagactggccatatatgctacatatgatcagcgtccaagcctcaaggcaaggtacagtgacattgccctatcaagcaggacaatgctctagagactgaccacatatactacatatgatcagcgcccaagccccctctccaccaagcttggaccaaggagggccaggcaatggctgctgatgactcagcagataaacctataggtctCCCCCAAATCCCtgcatccttagctctcaaggatagtgaggttgtagcaaccaaatgaactaacaagtttaaacgagactcgaacaccagtctggcgatcaccaagcaaggatgtAAGCAAGGGCGTTGGAAATGATTGAAATGTGAATCTAGATAATGAAGTAGTCAgtgaaattcacacacacacacacacacacacacacacacacacacacacacgagaagaGAAACTACAATGACCGGTTATGGAAGAAATAAAAATTCCAGAAAATCGATAAAGTAACGAAAAGTCGTAAAGATGAGTTTGAGTTctatttataattaataaaaaaattgcaTTGCTTTACCATTCTGATTTAATAATGTATTCCCGTAAACgacatattttaatttctaatataattttgatCTATGTCACATAAATATGAATGTCTGcggtactgaaaaaaaataaaattggtgTAAAACGAAATATAATTCACCAACCTTGGTATGAAACGAAATGTAATTCCTTTGTATTTTGTGAGATGAAATGTAATTCATCATCATTGGTGTAAGACGAAACATAATCCATCAACATTAGCGTTAGACGAAATGTAATACATCAACATTGGTGTAAGGCCAAATGTAATACATCAACATTAGTGTAAGACAAAATGTAATTCATCAACATTAGTGTAAGACAAAATGTAATTCACTAGCATTAATATAAGACAAAATGTAATTCATCACATTAGTGTAAGACAAAATGTAATTCATCAACATTAGTATAAGACAAAAAGTCATTAAATGTAATTCATCAACATTGGCGTAAGACAAAATGGAATTCACCAACATTAGTATAAGACAAAATGTAATTCATCAACATTAGTGTAAGACAAAACGTAATTCATCAACATTAGTATaagaaaaaatgtaattaaatgtaaTTCATCAACATTGGCGTAAGACAAAATGTAATTCATCAACATTGGCGTAAGACAAAATGTAATTAATCAACATTAGTATAAGACAAAATGTAATTCATCAACATTAGTATGAGACAAAATGTAATTCATCAACATTGGTGTAAGACAAAATGTAATTCACCAACATTAGTATAAGACAAAATGTAATTCATCAACATTAGTGTAAGACAAAATGTAATTCACCAACATTAGTATAAGACAAAATGTAATTCATCAACATTAGTATAAGACAAAATGTAATTCATCAACATTAGTATAGGACAAAATGTAATTCATCAACATTAGTATAAGACAAAATGTAATTCATCAACATTAGTGTAAGACAAAATGTAATTCATCAACATTAGTGTAAGACAAAATGTAATTCATCACATTAGTGTAAGACAAAAtgtaattcatcattattattataagtcaaaATTTAATTCATCAACATAGTGTAAGATGAAATGTAATTCATCAACATTGACGTAAGACCAATTGTAACTCATCAACCTTGGTGTAAGATGAAATGTAATTCATCAACATTAGCGTAAGACCAAATGTAATTCATCAACATTGCCGTAAGACCCATTGTAAATCATCAACTTTGGTGTAAGATGAAATGTAATTCATCAACATTAGTGTAAGACCAAATGTAATTCATCAACATTAGCGTAAGACGAAATGCAATTCAACAACTTTGGTGTAAGATGAAATGTAATTCATCAACATTTAGTGTAAGACCAAATGTAATTCATCAGCATTAGCGTAAGACGAAATGTAATTCATCAGCATTAGCGTAAGACGAAATGTAATTCATCAACATTGACGTAAGACCAATTGTAACTCATCAACTTTGGTGTAAGATGAAATGTAATTCGTCGACATTAGCGTAAGACCAAATGTAATTCATCAACATTGACGTAAGACCAATTGTAACTCATCAACTTTGGTGTAAGATGAAATGTAATTCATCAACATTAGTGTAAGACCAAATGTAATTCATCAACATTAGCGTAAGACGAAATGCAATTCAACAACTTTGGTGTAAGATGAAATGTAATTCATCAACATTAGTGTAAGACCAAATGTAATTCATCAACATCAGCGTAAGACGAAATGCAATCCAAACAACTTGATTTCGATTCGTAAGTCTCTCCCAAAAAGGTTTTCAAGTGTAGAGAAGAAAGTCTAACCCGAAAATATAACACAGCGATGCTATTGGCTGAACTGCTATAACATAAAGTCTAAAATTACATTACGCTTTTACTTTTTCTCTGTAATGCTGAAATGTAACCTTTGCCTCAGGCATCTCCTGTGTCATTATACTTCTTATTTGACTGACAATTATGATTCTCgtataaaactgaaactggaaattAAGCTTAATCAGATGGAACTGGAAATTAAGCTTAATCAGATGGAACTGGAAATTAAGCTTAATCAGGTGGAACTGGAAATTGAGCTTAATCTGATGGAACTGGAAATTAAGCTTAATCAGATGGAACTGGAAATTGAGCTTTATCAGATGGAACTGGAATTTAAGCTTAATCAGATGGAACTGGAAATTAAGCTTAATCAGATGGAACTGGAAATTAAGCTTAATCAGATGGAACTGGAAATTGAGCTTAATCAGACGGAACTGGAAATTAAGCTTAATCAGATGGAACTGGAAATTGACCTTAATCAGATGGAACTGGAAATTAAGCTTAATCAGATGGAACTGGAAATTGAGCTTAATCAGATGGAACTGGAAATTAAGCTTAATCAGATGGAACTGGAATTTAAGCTTAATCAGATGGAACTGGAAATTAAGCTTAATCAGATGGAACTGGAAATTAAGCTTAATCAGATGGAACTGGAAATTAAGCTTAATCAGATGGAACTGGAAATTAAGCTTAATCAGATGGAACTGGAATTTAAGCTTAATCAGATGAAACTGGAAATTA carries:
- the LOC137618505 gene encoding coagulation factor V-like, with protein sequence MQSKQLDFDSHLLCHYTSYLTDNYDSRIKLKLEIKLNQMELEIKLNQMELEIKLNQVELEIELNLMELEIKLNQMELEIELYQMELEFKLNQMELEIKLNQMELEIKLNQMELEIELNQTELEIKLNQMELEIDLNQMELEIKLNQMELEIELNQMELEIKLNQMELEFKLNQMELEIKLNQMELEIKLNQMELEIKLNQMELEIKLNQMELEFKLNQMKLEIKLNQMELEIKLNQM